TTCCGTCTGGATGCCCATGCTCACATTCTTCGTGTATCTGGCCGTTAACTGGTGGGCGGCCTGGTACCCGGGAGCCGAACCCGGCGGCGGCGGGTACATCGCCCAGCGCATTTTTTCCGCCAAAAATGAGAAACATTCCGTCCTGGCAACCCTCTGGTTTAACATTGCCCATTATGCCCTGCGTCCCTGGCCATGGATTATCGTGGGACTGGCGGCCATGGTCTTGTACCCCAATCTGGCCGATAAAGAATCGGGGTACGTAAAGGTGATGGTGGACTACCTTCCTCCCGGCGTGATGGGACTGATGATGGCCGGTTTTGCCGCGGCGTACATGTCTACGATCAGCACGCAGCTGAACTGGGGATCATCCTACCTGGTCAATGATTTCTACCGCCGCTTTATTAAAAAAGACGGCTCCGAAAGGCACTACGTGTGGATTTCCCGGCTTGCGACCGTTCTGCTGCTCATTCTTGCCGCTGTTGTAACGCATTACATGACATCCATCGAAAAAGCCTGGAAATTTCTCCTCGCCATCGGCGCCGGAACGGGTTCCGTATATATTTTACGGTGGTTCTGGTGGCGGATTAACGCCTGGTCAGAGATTTCGGCCATGACGGCCTCTTTTGTGGTTTCCATGGTGCTTCAGTTTTATTTTCATTTGAACGGAAATGAACCCCTGCAATTTGCTCAAATTATGCTCATTACGGTAACCCTTTCCACTGCCACCTGGTTAATTGTTACGTTTTTGACGCCCCCGGAAAGGGAGGAGGTGCTGATCACGTTCTACAAAAGGGTTCACCCGGGCGGTGCGCTCTGGGCATCTATCCCGAAAAAAGCCGGACTGATCCCGCCCAAAGGGATCGTCAGCCGGGATTTGCTGGATTGGTTTTTCGGGGTGATTTTGATTTACACCTCACTTTTTGGCATCGGTAAATTTGTCCTCGGCGAGTACGGAATGGGATTCATTTTTCTCATTGGAGCCGCCATTTCCGGTTACGTGATTTATTACGATCTTTCCCGCAGGGGATGGGAAGCCGTTGCGGAATAGTGTATTCGGGTTCATCAAAAAAAGCGCATTTTGACCGTTTGACAAAAAAATAAGTCCATGGAGCAATTCATTGAATTTGGCCAAAAAATATCACACCGGTCCCGACTTTAACCGCCTGCGTACCACACTGCTTCGGGGCATCCCCGACCGTGTTCCTTTGCAGGAATTAATCGTGGACCGGAAAATTCAGGAACACCTTCTGGAACGGCCGGTCACGTCCATCCGGGATTCCATTGATTTCTTTGCATGCGCCGGTTACGACGCCATCCGCATTAGTCCTAAAGTAACCTTCCGGCCGGCCGAGTTGTCGGGACATCTGAAAACGGAAGCCACCAATCAGGACATTGAACGAACCTGGTATTCGGAAGGTGAAGGCCTGGTGAGGGATTGGGAATCCTTTGAAAACTATCCCTGGCCCAAATTGGAGGAAATCGACTATTCTGATTTTGAAATGGCCCAGCACCATCTTCCGGACGGACTCAAGATTCTGGCGCACTATGGCGATATTTTTACGTGGATCTGGGACATCATGGGATTCGAAACATTTTCAATCGCCCTTTATGAACAACCCGATCTCATTTCCGCAATCTTTGAAAAGGTCGGTGGAATCATTTACAGCATGTTCGAAACAATGGTTACGTTCGACAATATCGGTGCCCTCTGGTACAGCGACGATATTGCCATCGGATCCGGCCCGTTTGTCAGCCCGGACAGCTTTCGCAAATACCTGTTTCCCTGGATGAAAAAAATCGGAGACCTGGCCAAAGCACACGATCTGCCGTACATCTACCATTCAGACGGCGATCTCCGGATGCTTCTGGACGACATCATTGCCTGCGGGGTGGATGCGCTGCAACCCATTGAACCCAAGGCCATGGATATTCGGGAATTAAAACGGCAATACGGCGACCGCCTCTGCCTGATCGGAAATCTGGATCTGGAATACACATTGACCCGCGGGACACCCGATGAGGTTGTCAAAGCCACAAAAGGCCTCATTCGGGACCTGGCTCCTTCGGGCGGTTACTGTGTGGGCTCGGGGAATTCCGTTCCGGCCTATGTTCCTTTTGAAAATTATCTGGCCATGGTTGAAACCACTCTGAAATACGGAACGTATCCGATTCAGATTCCCGATTAAGCGGGATGCCTTGCTTCCAGTAAATTGGATTGAAAAATATGATTTGAAATGTGCGAAAAGATTCAACGGCTCGATATAAAACCATCATGGAGGATGCATGTTCAATAAAAAACCACACATTAAATTTGACAAAAAGGGTCTGGTTCCGGCAATCATTCGAAACGCCAAAACCGGCGAAGTGATTAATCTGGTGTACATGGATCGAAAAGCGCTTAAAAAAACGCGCGAATCGGGCAAACTCTGGCTCTACAATCGCAGTATGAAAAAGGTGTGGATGAAAGGACAGCGCTCCGGCGATACGGTTGATGTGGAAGAAATCCGTACCCATGTGGACAAGTACTCCCTGCTTATTAGTGGCGTCCCCAACGGCTCCGCCTGCCATACGGGAGAATCCTCTTGTTTTCCATTTGTTTATTGGAAAAAAGACGAGGATACGGATAAAGACGAGGATGTGCTTGAATCCCTTAAAAGCGTTTTCGGGGGCGAAACACAAGAGACCTCTGCCAAAACGGAGGACACGTCCGAAACTCATTTGACAGACGAAGAAGAAACTGTTTTCATTGAATTTCGGGAGCGCGGTGTATCGGAACAGGAATCCCCGGGGCATAGGCTTGCAGAGGTTGAAGAAGAAATTGAAGTTGTGGAAAAAACGCCCCAACCCGAGGCCACTCCGGCTGAAAAAGATGTGCTGGGAGAGCTGTATTGGTCGATCGCCGACCGCGTCGAGAACCCGGTTCCCAATTCGCCGCTTTCCCGACTCAGTCAGTTGGGTGTCCAGGAAATCTCCAAGCATCTGGGGCGGGACGTCATGGATGTGACCATGGCCTCTCTTCAAAAAGACCGGGAAACAACGCTAAAAGAATCGATTGACTTGCTCCGCCACTGGATTCTTTTGCTCCTCCAGCAGGGGATTACACTGTCTGAGATCTACGAGGAACTGGAAAAACAGATCTAAAAAAGAAAGTCCCCGGCACTTTAAACGTGCCGGGGACCTTATAAGGAACCTTAATTCTCACCTATTTTTGTAGTAATCCATTTTCTCCATAAGTTTCAACGCCTGCGGGAAATAATTCATAGACTGCTGCAGCACCGTATCCCGCATCAGATTGACCTGAAACTGACCCTTTTCTCCCCAAATGTGATAGGCAATTTCCCGCTTTAGGAGATAATTCAGATCCTTTACATTGTTGGCATCATTGAATTTATCTGCCTTTATTTTCTTATTATCTTTCAAAACATAGGCTTCAAAATCGGACAACATTTTGGGAGAAACCTTGAAATCCTGGACAAAATCCAACAATTTCATTTGTTTGATTTCCGGATGGGCGTGGAGGTAATCATCGATAAAGGTGTAAAAATAGCGGTTCGGATCGTAAACCAGATCAATAATGAAACGTGAGGGCGGTTTTTCCTTGCTTTCAAGCATAATATCCGGACGAATACCTCCCCCTCCGTAAACCGTGCGCCCGCCAAATGTTTTAAATGCCGGAAGA
The Calditrichota bacterium genome window above contains:
- a CDS encoding Na+:solute symporter, which encodes MHLQLIDWILLIAYFVMAIVVGSLFTKKASQSMAEYFVSGRSLPWWLAGTSMVATTFAADTPLAVAGLVGSHGVAGNWLWWNMVMSGILTVFVFAKLWRRSGVITDIEFTELRYSGRAAAFLRGFRALYLGLPINLIVMGWVTLAMAKILGITLGMGKWEAIAVCLIITLVYSTLGGLWGVVVTDFIQFFIAIGGAVILAVFASHAVGGISGLKLQLTQHYGNSKQILSFVPEVGSVWMPMLTFFVYLAVNWWAAWYPGAEPGGGGYIAQRIFSAKNEKHSVLATLWFNIAHYALRPWPWIIVGLAAMVLYPNLADKESGYVKVMVDYLPPGVMGLMMAGFAAAYMSTISTQLNWGSSYLVNDFYRRFIKKDGSERHYVWISRLATVLLLILAAVVTHYMTSIEKAWKFLLAIGAGTGSVYILRWFWWRINAWSEISAMTASFVVSMVLQFYFHLNGNEPLQFAQIMLITVTLSTATWLIVTFLTPPEREEVLITFYKRVHPGGALWASIPKKAGLIPPKGIVSRDLLDWFFGVILIYTSLFGIGKFVLGEYGMGFIFLIGAAISGYVIYYDLSRRGWEAVAE
- a CDS encoding nucleoside 2-deoxyribosyltransferase: MRTTLLRGIPDRVPLQELIVDRKIQEHLLERPVTSIRDSIDFFACAGYDAIRISPKVTFRPAELSGHLKTEATNQDIERTWYSEGEGLVRDWESFENYPWPKLEEIDYSDFEMAQHHLPDGLKILAHYGDIFTWIWDIMGFETFSIALYEQPDLISAIFEKVGGIIYSMFETMVTFDNIGALWYSDDIAIGSGPFVSPDSFRKYLFPWMKKIGDLAKAHDLPYIYHSDGDLRMLLDDIIACGVDALQPIEPKAMDIRELKRQYGDRLCLIGNLDLEYTLTRGTPDEVVKATKGLIRDLAPSGGYCVGSGNSVPAYVPFENYLAMVETTLKYGTYPIQIPD